The genomic stretch CATTTTAAATGGTTCCCTATTACATGAATAGGGTTCTGTATTGCGTGTCAGCCATGTAGATGAGCTGTCTGAATTTTTAAATGGTACATTTTCAACAGTCACTAATTGCTATATAGTGAGTAGTACAGGAAAAGTAAATAATTCCATGTTTTTTGCTTTGTGTAagaaaatcattcttaaacataCACCCTACAAGACTAAAAATAACCCCATAATGTGCATAAATAATATTTACTTATTGTATATTCTAGTGTTTATTAAAACTCTCTACTGTGTTCTTTTCAATTCCAGTCATAGCAATGGATGTAGGGCgttcaaaataaaatgtagccTCTTAATTTGTAAAAGGCATGCAAATAGTTTTGCAATAACAAGAACTAATCAAATTAAACACAAAACAGTGTGAGAAGTCTGTGTAAGTTGTGACATCTCATAAACTTTATCCTTGTAAATAATGAACTGTGGTCCCCTGTTTTAGAAAATATCTACTGTCTCACTCTGTGATCTTATTTATAGTAGGGGGGTGAGTCAGCAAGCCTCCTAGGCCTTAATGTCCTTCTTTGCACAATTTACGGTGGCACTGACTTTCCTGTTTTACTCTGTGGTAATCTAAGTGCAAACCGAATAAAGTACAACACCAACAGTCACAAGCAAAACAATGTGCTTGTTTAGTCTCTCCTTTAGCTCCTTTCAAGTTTTCAAATGCAAACAACTGAGAAATAATGTCAAATAAATCTAAAGGTGCTGAGGAACCACAGTGAAAAGAGGTGTAAAGTACTCTGACTGTCGTAATACATACACTATAATGTGCATACTGtcttacattttaataaattacataCTACTTATTAACTATTCCACTTGAGTGTTTCAGTGCATATAATTTATAGCTGTTAAAATAAACAGAAgcgaataaaaaaataaaaacatccaGCATGGTAGTTTTAATTAACTACATTCATTTACTATAGTGCAATTTTAAGTAAGTTTTTCCCCAGCTTCCACGTCACCTTTAACCCTCCATCTTTTACAACTCTGCGTTTTCCCCAACGCCTAGTAACTACGATTTCATGCTGTGATAGCACATAATGTATGCATCAAAACGAGCATTTTGTACAGGCACGTAATCAGATTTTCCTTAAGTGAATTATAATCTATAATGCAGAAGTCCATTAACCATGGTCTTATGGTCAGAAATGTCCATTAGTACTCGTAACTTGCACATAGttgcattttattttgtaatactTTTTAATACTACACTTCCTGTGGTGGATACAATGGGCTACAATACTTCCAAGCAAATGTACAAGGAAGGATCTTAACCTCTGATTAAGAAACAGACCCTTTGACTCAATTAAAGGGTTTCGGTATGTTTTCTCTTACTGGCAAGGCAATCCTTCGgcatgtaaaagtaaaaaatgataCTAGCTACAGTGACTCCAGCGAAAACGCAGCCGATGTGCAACAGGCATGGCTATGGGCAGCATCTTAAGGTTGAAGTCTTATTTGTGGAAAAGAATTGGCCTGGCCGTGCCAGTGAGGATCCTTGGTACATGAACAGATATGATGTGGGAGATCATGTCAGGAAAGTTCACTTTCACTGAAAGGGACTGGGACTGGACAAACAAGTCATATGTAAACTGATGAAGCTTCTTCACAATCtaaaacagagaaagaaaaaaacatgaatattaaacattaaaatccGAACTGAACGCTTATCAATTCTTATCAACcaatttttcttaattttaacCTTTAGGAGCATTACTACTCTCAGGTAATAAGTATTTATATTACCAAAGTTTTATGTATTTAAGTAAGTTGTTGAtcaatttgtaaatattttaaatgatgatactttattataattttactcAGTTTACTTTAGCCATTCACAGTCTTTTTCATTTCTTGTTTTGTGTTTGATTTCATTCTGTTctgttggtttggtttggttaatTTTAAGCTGTAGCATTTTATCTAATAAAAGGATCATAGACAATTATGAACTTACTACACAGACAATCTATGATTCTGTTACAGCGGTTTTAGTCTATATGCAGACATTATCCTTTTTGTAATAATTTGAGACTTTTTTCTTCCTGCAAGTTGGCTTACTGGCACATTTAttctaaataaaaagaaaagaaaaataaaagaaacactAATCACTATGTTACACCCCTTTTCCCCAACATTTCTACAAATTTAGCACCACCCACTAGTTAGACATTCTCTGTCACACGCATGCTACCAAAGgtaggagggtgaaggctaacCCATGTTTCCTCAATGTTTTTAGACACCTCATTGCATTCGGAAGAGGGTGCCTGTTCTAACATTGGCTAACATTTTGAtgagtgatggggagagagatAGGGTCCTTGCCGGTGACTAAACTCGCAGTCTCCCAAAGTTAGGGCCATCATAGACACATCTCCAACTCCATACTGTTGTATCTGATTGTGCAATGCAAGCTTgtattcagctttttttttgcagatttgTTTCTTCATAGGAATAAATGGGGTGCAAAGGTTTTTACACCCTTCAAATGTAatgatgatacaaatacacttgTAACACCAGGGATACCAGAACAACCACCTAGTAGCCACCCAGCAACATCAcagtaaccacctgggatacaacAGCAATCATTTAGCAACCCACTTATgaacctagcaacaccaaaacaGCCATCTGAGATACCATAGAGACCAcgtaacaacaccatagcaaccatttaggaaccaccTGGGAAACAActatctagcaaccacctaggaacctagaaacaccacagcagccacctgagataccattaagaccacctagcaacaccatagaaactaCCTAGCAACCGTCTAGCACTctgcaacagcatagcaactgcttgGAAGTCCAATGCCAGTTATTTAAGAGTATACAAGCTTTATACAAAAGtaataacttaaaaaaaaactttacttgAGTATAGGTTTACACGCCACATCACAAATCTAACAGTACTCAAAGTGAGCGTCACTTTGTATATCACTTGCCTTATGAGGTCACCAATATGAGAGTGAAGTCagtgtctgtttgtttttttttttccatctacacaaaaatgtgtaaaacctAGGGACTGAGAATAGTTATCTGACTTATTATTacagagaaaacaaaaataagaatTTTTTGTTGTCTGACACTGAATTTTCTTTATGCCATTATCTTTccacaataattacaatatcaCTGTGCAACCCTACATATTACAACTGCATTCTCTGTTGGTGTATAAGCCAACACAGAATGCATCACAGTAAAAATATGAGACTTCAATATGTCACCGGATGCAGGTAGTCCAGCAGCTGTGTGAGCTGAAACAGCCTCTCTGCATGGTTGCTCTGACTTGTGTGTGTAACCAAGCGGTCCAGCTCGTTGATGTAGGTCGTCCTCAATTCGTCAAAGCACCTCTGGTTTTTCAGCCCTTCCTCTGGAACTGAGACAAATGACATTTCAAGAAGATGAAAAATGTCCCAGAGCAAGTTCACTGCAAGAGACAGGCCATCAAGTATACACAACTGCTGCTAAATGCTGGAGTATAAGCTGGCATtttgaagcaaaaaaaaacgTGTGggtgtcactttttttttttttttttcaaaatttcaTCTGCACTCCTGCAAAAAACAGGCTGAATAACTGGAATGCACAATGATATAACTTGATTACAACTGTAGAGCTCCAGCCAAGCTAGTTTAACATCCACACTCTTCGGAGGGGATAGTTGACGCTGTTCATTAATCCCTAATGAAATATATCCCTTTAATATTGTTGTGGGTGCCTTCGACTAAAGTACAAGCCTTGGGAGAAGCTCACTTGATTCAAGTTGTGTAAATCTGTCCAAATCGGCATATGCATAAACACTGTATGCTAAGCTGACTTATGCAGGAGAAAAAGACTGCACTGAGCACTGTtcatattctgaaatatgatcACTTTCACTGAAAAAAGATAATGCACCAAATTTACCTCATTCAGATGTCTACAGCATTTCTTTATGCATTATTTATACTCCAACACAATCTGGCcttttttgtttacttgttttaagtaATATTTGTACTGGGGTGATTTTTTGTGAAAATGTGGAGAATGaagttttaatgcttttttcagggaacactgtctaaaggtaGTACCAGAGTGCATTGCTTAAATTGTTGTATAAATCTATCCAAATAGGTAAATATGCTTACATTAGACACCATGACCATCAGATTGCCATATGCAgtaaaaaatgaaaactttTAAGCAGCACTCGCCATCGGCCCTGTCCTCAAACACAGAGATATGGTAACTGTTGGTATAACATAATATTTCATTGCAATAAAAGTAAATTCAaagcattttgtttttgtataaCTGAAATGCAGTGGAAAAAAGAGAATCCTGCTCTCATCCTCAAGTACTGTAATATGGTCACTTGGGAGACTGTGCTGTGAATATATGGCAGCAGCCAGCTAGGCTAGTGAGGAGACAGTATGACGTGATTGGACTTACTGATGCTGAAGAGGAGTAGTGCTTTCATACAGAGAAATTCCTCTTGCGTGACCTGAAGTTTGCCCATGCTTTCAGAGAGACGGCACATGCGGACACAGTGTTCGTACATGCTTGAGACCTGCATTCTCTGACTGGGGAGGGTGAGaggggagagaagaagagaaagggagggatCAGGCCCAAGGTCAGTCTTCTCCTTTACCCTTGCCCAGCATCAACTGCTGCCCCGTTCACAGAGCTAAtgttgtatgaaatttcacccCAAGCTGCAGATAACCAGCCCAATTGAAAGCCACTGTGCACCTTTCCTTACAGCATGGCTTTGTCGGGACAAGACCACATATTTACTTTGGGAAGTGGACGAAGCCAGATCTGTGCATTAGATCCTTAATGAAATATTTACACGGCATGCATTATTTAGAGCAAGCATTTAGAGGTGAGGTATGGCGCATGTATGTTGATGTAGGAGGGGAGAGTGAATGTAAGTAAAGGTTACCTACATCTCTTGCCTGCAGAAAGAGGCACACTCAATCTGAATACTATGCTCTTAAAGGAATATACAAATCAAGGTATCGTTTTAATGCTTTGGGCTGGGCTTGACATTAATGCTTGTGTGGGAGAAATTTGCATTGGACAAGTGGATAATAAATATTTCTTGTATCATATTAATGTCATATTAATGGAATTCCAGTAGCTTTCATTAATATTTCAGTCAATGTGGCATTTGCTTAGGAGTATTCTTTAAACTTTTGCTTACTCATTGAACACAAGATCAGGGGCAAAGTACAGCATTCTGGCCTTGAAGTTCTTGAAGGACCTCCAGCCCAAGGCGAACACCATGATACCCATCCAGGAGTACTGGATGGCAGACATTTGATCATCCAGATGCAGATTCTGAAAGCCTGCATcggaaataataaaaaagtacatcAGACAAACAAAGATAAACAAGTATGTTTATCCAATATACAACACCAAAAAAGTAACAAACCCTCTACAAAACAGGGACTCAATTCAGAGATTCAGTTTTATCAGTAATAAAGGGGATTTACCTTTATATCACAATAATGACATAATATTACTCTACATTgaaaaaatcaataataatataactggTGTACTGACATCTAAACAGAGGGCatgacatttatttttcttctttgaaacTTCATTACCTGGTATACCCTTTGCCCATTTGACGACTGTGACAAGTTGTCGCTCTCCCAGTTCGTTGAGGCTGGTTAGCAATGAGTCTGCTGAGTCAGGCTGAGCCTGGTCATGGCCGGCATTCACCACTGCAGGCTCGATTCGCTCCAGAATGTTCAGAAGCTCATGCTGGGTCTGGAGAGCAGGCTTGGGAGAAACCGGCTTTATGGCAATTGCAGGCATATGGGAAGGTTCATTCTTGGCTGGCTCAGCCTGTTCTATTCTCTTCAGCTTTTGGCcttgagaaaaaaacaaaacaaagtgcAAGACCAAGAGAAACACTGACGTACGAGATACGATGAAGAACAAGGAATGTTTGTTATCTGACATGCGCACCACAACCTGGCTGACAAGTCAGCAGCTAGCTGCTGAAGCAAACATCAATCCATTACATATAGCACAGAGATGACAAATGTGATAAGTGTTTTTAAACTTGTGAACAAGTGAAAGAAAGATAATACTGACTGTTAGCGTCTGTTGTAATTAATGAGGTTTCCTGACAGTCAAGAAATGCTGGAGAGATGGAGCTATAGAAGTTAGAAGCAGCAGGAATCATCACTCCTCTATACCTCTTTTACGCTCACATTACAAACTGTTTGGTGCAAATtgcaacataataataaaattatatataataattcatatgTTAATTaagttattgatttttttttctgttaacaAGCAAAATGTTTATCTTTTCTACTTGTCCATATGACATGTCCCTAAAAAAAGCTTAATGTCGAGCTATGCCTGTGGTATTATGAATTTatattataagaaaaaaaaatacaaaattccATCCACAGGCTAATTCTGGTAATATTTGCATGCATGTAATGTGATAACAGGGACATCTAGTGCGAATTCCATTTcttttaagaaaaaaacaaacctaaaaagCAAGTTACCTCCGAGGCTCATTCCTGATTCAAGGCACCTTTTAAGACGACAGGATGGGCAGTTTCGTCTCCTGAGCTTATCAATGGTGCAGTCATTCCTGCTGGCGCACAGATATTTCTGTTTGCCTAGGAATAAAACATCATACTTTATGTAACCCAGTGCTGTGTCTTTCATAGGAAATAGGGTGTAAAATGCCTTACTTGTTTAAAAGTCTCTGTGTgcaaattacaaattacatttagCTGTTTTGGAGGCAGCAGGCCTGACGTGTTTTGACCCAGTAACACATGAGCAGCAGCAAGTAGGTAAACAGCACGACCACCAAGAGACTCACCCGTGGCAGCTCGTTTGAAAAAC from Salminus brasiliensis chromosome 19, fSalBra1.hap2, whole genome shotgun sequence encodes the following:
- the LOC140540710 gene encoding progesterone receptor-like — protein: MFEANRVNELTDERGVKATTDLTLDWQSRRSMELCGTASECQTELVVNSHSGLGVVGEPWIQQKKLDRGTKGSLDEANTVPNNFSVKTEAKHKERSVYLQASDSEGHFSRQCAFPYYTHSYEAFQLHAISGYELPGGPSSLDKVPEHLYPGGKCTRLRSAISSAGLLQTCKIQPLGFKHGLGDVRLLFPGQRICQVCGEQASGCHYGALTCGSCKVFFKRAATGKQKYLCASRNDCTIDKLRRRNCPSCRLKRCLESGMSLGGQKLKRIEQAEPAKNEPSHMPAIAIKPVSPKPALQTQHELLNILERIEPAVVNAGHDQAQPDSADSLLTSLNELGERQLVTVVKWAKGIPGFQNLHLDDQMSAIQYSWMGIMVFALGWRSFKNFKARMLYFAPDLVFNDQRMQVSSMYEHCVRMCRLSESMGKLQVTQEEFLCMKALLLFSIIPEEGLKNQRCFDELRTTYINELDRLVTHTSQSNHAERLFQLTQLLDYLHPIVKKLHQFTYDLFVQSQSLSVKVNFPDMISHIISVHVPRILTGTARPILFHK